Proteins from one Juglans microcarpa x Juglans regia isolate MS1-56 chromosome 1S, Jm3101_v1.0, whole genome shotgun sequence genomic window:
- the LOC121246759 gene encoding LOW QUALITY PROTEIN: LEC14B homolog (The sequence of the model RefSeq protein was modified relative to this genomic sequence to represent the inferred CDS: inserted 1 base in 1 codon): MSRIGKDNSSCDVESATDGSSADEGPSELSHNLDHDIAQLTKLWSGPHELLSRTVPCRLRLPVSTVKMLFGREGNYSGRGRFSSADGCHVLSRYLPVNGPYRVERMKSRAYVSQFSADGSLFVAGFQESHIRIYNVNRGWKVQKDILTKSLRWTITDTSLSPDQHYLVYASMSPVVHIVNVGSPETESLANITEIHEGLDFSGDKDGDKFGIFSVKFSNDGRELVAASSNSSIYVYDLEAKKLSLQIKAHMSDVNTVCFADESGHLIYSGSDDNLCKVWDRHCFITKGQAAGVLMGHVEGITFLDSRGDGRYLIXGKDQTIKLWDIRKMFSNAMYPVLRDDEWDYRWMDYPPHARTLKHPHDQSLATYRGHSVLRSLIRCYFSPSYSTGQKYIYTGSSDSSVYIYDLVSGAQVARLDYHDAPVRDCSWHPLYPMVVSSSWDGDIARWEFPGSGGRPILPKRSRSRWRNFY; the protein is encoded by the exons ATGAGTAGGATTGGAAAGGATAACAGCAGTTGTGATGTTGAAAGTGCCACCGATGGATCTTCTGCAGATGAAGGACCCAGTGAACTTTCACATAACCTTGATCATGATATTGCCCAACTCACGAAGCTTTGGTCTGGACCCCATGAACTTTTGAGCCGGACTGTACCTTGCAGGTTGAGGTTACCCGTTTCAACGGTCAAAATGTTGTTCGGTCGAGAAGGTAACTATTCAGGTAGGGGGAGATTTTCATCAGCAGATGGTTGCCATGTATTAAGCCGATATTTGCCTGTCAATGGACCGTATAGAGTGGAACGAATGAAAAGCCGGGCTTATGTTTCTCAATTTTCAGCTGATGGTTCTCTTTTTGTTGCTGGATTTCAG GAAAGCCACATTAGGATATATAATGTGAACAGGGGATGGAAAGTTCAGAAGGACATTCTAACAAAAAGCTTGAGATGGACCATTACAGATACATCTTTGTCACCTGATCAGCATTACCTT gTCTATGCTAGTATGTCACCTGTTGTACATATTGTTAATGTTGGATCTCCTGAAACAGAATCACTTGCAAACATTACG GAAATTCATGAAGGTTTGGATTTTTCTGGTGATAAAGATGGTGATAAGTTTGGGATTTTCTctgtaaaattttcaaatgatggGAGAGAGCTTGTAGCTGCAAGTAGCAACAGTTCCATATATGTTTATGATCTTGAGGCGAAGAAACTGTCCCTCCAAATTAAAGCACACATG TCTGATGTCAACACAGTATGCTTTGCGGATGAATCTGGCCATCTCATATATTCTGGAAGTGATGATAATCTTTGTAAG GTGTGGGACAGGCACTGCTTTATCACAAAAGGACAGGCAGCAGGAGTCTTGATGGGACATGTTGAAGGCATAACATTCCTCGACAGTCGTGGAGATGGGCGTTATCTTA TCGGAAAAGACCAGACCATTAAACTCTGggatataagaaaaatgttctCTAATGCCATGTA TCCAGTGCTTAGAGATGATGAATGGGATTACAGATGGATGGACTACCCTCCTCATGCAAGAACTTTGAAACATCCTCATGATCAGTCATTGGCTACTTATAGAGGCCATTCAGTCTTGCGTTCTCTAATTCGTTGTTACTTCTCTCCCTCGTATAG CACTGGTCAGAAGTACATCTACACTGGATCCAGCGATTCTTCTGTTTATATTTATGATCTG GTTAGTGGAGCTCAAGTCGCAAGACTGGACTATCACGACGCACCTGTAAGAGACTGTAGTTGGCACCCGCTCTACCCTATGGTCGTCAGTTCTTCTTGGGATGGTGACATTGCCAGATGGGAGTTTCCTGGAAGTGGTGGTAGACCCATTCTGCCGAAGCGGAGTAGGAGTCGATGGAGAAATTTCTACTGA